Proteins from a single region of Gasterosteus aculeatus chromosome 20, fGasAcu3.hap1.1, whole genome shotgun sequence:
- the cep76 gene encoding centrosomal protein of 76 kDa, which translates to MSLPPEKASELKQIIHNHLLKMDIHGKIREVLAATVREEQGPAGRPLSETDFLQALQRRGIIEDVMKGLHLTQEVPTDSERGSRPKAAPHLDNNNITLLEKTVIDPSRRHLYVQVLGGKAFLEHFQEPEPLPGQVCSTLTLYLHFRNQRFRSKPVPCACEPDLKEGFLLEVQRDGTGEGSKMADATAMLSLCDPVHIVLIRTDTSGETALVSSYFLDWRAVLGSPNGKTCFAVELMGVGSECKVPAGVLTISLELYPPLTEALSAAVISTQQSLERQRTAEKERLFLVYAKQWWREFLEIRPSNQSKMVKIFAQDENGINRPTCSYVRVLRAGRLLESPRQAARFVSLLAHEKAPVVGGGGKQEQWCTLMAFLCRGKGDCEDHAALLCSLLLGFGLDAYVCVGTKAKGTPHAWVLTRGADGSITFWESLTAHRYLHRAIDPDAPPLAPQPKPSSPYRTVGCVFNHLTFLANCQPSDAVELCVFDLQNQSRWKAMSEEALKTVCAPGSTTSLPPLPPLCAPSLDPAAASNQLELEMRLLVSEHRKDLELATVWDDHLSYLLSSALSAYELERCTGVSCGNEEFQDAVRRAVPDGHTFKGFPIHFLHRNARRAFATCLRSVFCEEIVCCRGDHVRLAVRVRVFAYPENACAVWLMFACKYRSVL; encoded by the exons ATGTCTCTGCCCCCAGAGAAAGCTTCCGAGCTGAAACAAATCATTCACAACCATCTGCTCAAG ATGGACATCCACGGAAAGATCCGAGAGGTTCTGGCCGCGACTGTGAGGGAGGAGCAGGGCCCGGCAGGGCGACCCCTGTCTGAGACGGATTTCCTGCAGGCTCTGCAGCGCAGGGGCATCATTGAGGATGTGATGAAGGGCCTACACCTTACCCAG GAAGTCCCAACAGATTCCGAAAGAGGATCCCGTCCTAAGGCTGCTCCTCACCTTGATAACAACAATATCACTCTGCTTGAAAAAA CCGTTATTGACCCGTCCAGGAGGCACTTGTATGTCCAAGTGCTTGGTGGTAAGGCCTTCCTGGAGCATTTCCAGGAACCAGAGCCTTTACCCGGTCAAGTGTGCTCCACATTGACGCTCTACCTGCACTTCCGCAACCAGAGGTTCCGTTCAAAGCCGGTGCCCTGCGCCTGCGAACCTGACCTGAAGGAGGGATTCCTCCTGGAGGTCCAAAGAGATGGAACCG GTGAGGGCAGTAAAATGGCCGACGCCACCGCCATGCTGTCTCTGTGTGACCCGGTTCACATAGTGCTGATCAGGACGGACACCTCCGGTGAGACGGCGCTGGTCTCGTCCTACTTCCTGGACTGGAGGGCGGTCCTCGGCTCGCCCAACGGGAAGACCTGCTTTGCTGTGGAGCTGATGGGCGTTG GAAGTGAATGCAAAGTGCCAGCTGGTGTTCTGACCATCAGTCTAGAGCTCTACCCTCCTCTCACTGAGGCTCTGAGCGCCGCCGTCATCAGCACACAG CAATCACTGGAGAGGCAGAGGACGGCGGAGAAGGAGAGGCTCTTCTTGGTTTATGCCAAACAGTGGTGGAGGGAGTTTCTGGAGATCCGCCCATCAAACCAATCCAAAATGGTCAAGATCTTTGCGCAG GACGAGAACGGCATCAACAGGCCGACTTGTTCTTACGTGCGTGTCCTGCGAGCCGGCCGACTTCTGGAGAGCCCACGACAGGCGGCCCGCTTCGTCAGCCTGCTGGCCCACGAGAAGGCCCCCGTAGTGGGGGGAGGAGGCAAGCAGGAGCAGTGGTGCACGTTAATGGCGTTCCTGTGTAGGGGGAAG GGGGACTGCGAGGACCACGCCGCCCTGCTGTGCAGCCTCCTGCTGGGCTTCGGCCTGGATGCGTACGTGTGCGTGGGCACCAAAGCCAAGGGGACGCCGCACGCCTGGGTGCTGACCCGCGGCGCCGACGGGAGCATCACCTTCTGGGAGAGTCTGACGGCACACAG ATACCTGCACCGGGCCATAGACCCGGACGCCCCGCCGCTGGCCCCCCAGCCCAAACCTTCGTCCCCCTACCGCACCGTGGGCTGCGTCTTCAACCACCTGACCTTCCTGGCCAACTGCCAGCCGTCCGACGCCGTGGAGCTTTGTGTCTTTGACCTGCAG aatCAGTCTCGGTGGAAGGCAATGAGTGAAGAAGCTCTGAAGACCGTTTGCGCCCCGGGCTCCACCACATCTCTGCCCCCGCTGCCTCCTCTCTGTGCCCCATCTCTGGATCCAGCTGCTGCCAGCAaccagctggagctggagatgCGCTTGCTGGTCTCTGAGCACAGGAAG GACCTGGAACTGGCGACGGTGTGGGACGACCACCTGTCCTATCTGCTGTCCTCTGCGCTGTCGGCCTACGAGCTGGAGCGCTGCACCGGCGTCTCGTGCGGCAACGAGGAGTTCCAGGACGCCGTGAGGAGGGCGGTGCCAGACGGACACACCTTCAAAGGCTTCCCCATCCACTTCTTGCACCGCAACGCTCGCAGGGCCTTTGCTACCTGCCTCAG GTCTGTGTTCTGTGAGGAGATAGTGTGTTGCCGTGGCGACCATGTGAGGCTCGCGGTACGCGTCCGTGTGTTCGCTTACCCAGAGAACGCATGTGCAGTGTGGCTCATGTTTGCATGTAAATACCGCTCTGTACTCTGA